One candidate division WOR-3 bacterium genomic window, AACGTACCTTACTTTAAGCTTGGAATCGCAAAGTGGGCAAAACTTTCTATTGTATACAAGAAGAACTTTTTTTAGTGGCCAGCCCTTTTTCCTGTGTTCTAAAAAAACCTGGGAAAAGTAAACGCTCTTATCAATTAAATCCCTTGCTACATCATCCGGTATTTTACTGGAAATGCTTTCTGGATGAACCTTCGCCAGGAAAAGAGCTTCATTTTTGATGATATTCCCAATTCCAGCAAAAATTTCTTGATCCAGAAGAACATCGCTTATAACCCTTTCGTCACTCTTAATTTTTTCCAGTGCCTTCTCCCTGTCGAAATTCTCACTTAAAACATCTACGGAATTGTCTAAATTAAGTTCACGGGGATCAACCAACCTCAAAGACGTATTGTAAAAATAGAGGTCAACAGGCCTTTTGCCATCATTATTGAACCTCAAAAGAAGACGAGGAACTTTATCCGGTTTAGGGTTATTAATACGAAAGGAACCATACATACCAAAATGGACCCTAAGGGCAACGCCTTCGAAGATTAGAAAAAGCTGCTTTCCTACGGAATCCACCGAGAGCAACTCTTTCCCAAGCAGTTTTTCCTTATCAATCTTTGAATTCCCGGAAACTCCAAACACAAAAGAACCTTTTAAAAAAGAGAGCTTCTCCTTAATGAGCTGAACACCTGGTCCTTCCATAGAGGGAATTTATAAAAAAAACCCGGGATCAAATGGGCGGTGGAGGACTCGAACCTCCGACCTCTGCCTTGTAAGGGCAGCGCTCTCACCAGCTGAGCTAACCGCCCTGCCAAAAGGTTCTACTTCTGAGCGGTTTGGCTCTGAATCGCTTGATTTAAAAGTTTTGCCAACTTACTCTTCTTTCTTGCCACCGTATTGGGGTGGTAAATCCTCTTATCGGCTGCTCTATCAAGGTATTTGTACAACTGATCAAGGAGTTCTTTCTTCTTTTCGATATTCTGTTCCGCTAAAAATTTCTTTGTCAGGGTTTTAACAAAACTTTTATAGGATTTGTTACGAAGTCTCCTTTTCTCATCCTTTCTTTGCTTTTTTAAAGCAGACTTATTTACACGAACTCCCATTTCTCAATTTCCTCCTGTGCAGGTAAATTATAAATTCGTGCTACTGTACAGTCAAAAAAAATAAAGTGGCCCCAAGGGGACTCGAACCCCTACTGCCGCCTTGAAAGAGCGGTGTCCTAGCCTCTTAGACGATGGGGCCTGTAGTGCTTATATTATCACATAAAAGCTTTGAATAGTCAACTTGTATCAGCCACCCATCATCTTTATGTAGGACTCACATTTATCGAGGTAGAACTTTGCTTCTTTGTTGTTGGGCTCAAGCTTCAAGGCCTTTTCAAAGTAAGTTTTTGCATCCCTGTATTTTCCTTCAAAGAAGAGTTTCTTTCCCCTATCAATAAGTTCAGGAACCGAAATCTGCTCTTCCTTCGGAGCTGGCTTGGGTTTCGCAGCCGGAGGCGGAGTAATCACTGGCTGCTGAGCAGGTGCGGGAGTTTCCCTCTTCCTCTCTTCGAGCATAACAACCCTAATGCTGTCAATTCTCTTTCTTACATCATCATTCTGCGGGTCAAAGGTCAAAATTCTCTGAAGCTCGGCTATTGCATCTTGATACCTTTTATTCCTTAAATAGTTGTCCGCTCGAGAACTTATCTCTTTAATCATTGCAGACTTAACAGCATATAATGAATCTCTTACCTTCAGACCTTCTTCATCGTTGGGGAAAAGTTTCAGCGCCTTGTTAACTTCGATTTCAGCATTTTTTATGTCCTTCTTATTGATTAAGTCCCTCGTCCTATCGAGTATAGCAAGATAGTCCATGTACTCAGTGCTGTACCTCAGCTTTATTTCAACGGTTACACTTTTTTGTTTAGGCTGAATTTCAAACATGCTGCTTAGAGGGGCATACTTGCTATTCCCAGTAACCCTGAAGGGATAGATTCCCGGTTTTAGGGCAGTGGTCACCTCGCCGTTTTCGTTGGAGACAAGGGTCGGGAATTTGCCCTCGGTGGAGACAATCTGCGCACCTTTAACGGGTTTCCCCGTGGCCTGTTCTTTGATTATAAGCTTAACTTCCGAAATCGCTGGTTTAAAAATGGCCTTACCCGGTATTTCTGCCCTTATTCCAACAAAGCCCTGCTGAATGAAAAACTTATCCTGAGGGGGATAGGCACAATACCTGAAGGCTGTGACAAATTCTATCCCTTTGAAGGGACCAATTGCGATACCCAGATTCCTCCTCCAGGTCGATGTGTAACCTTCCCAATAAAATTTAACAAAGTCAACGGGTTTGATTGCAACGGTAGCGAAGAAACCAGGGACCTTTAAAGGCTGTTGTAAGTATTTATTTTGTGCAAACCTCCCAAGACCGATTCCTATACCTGCTTCAAGGTATTTTATTGGCTTCATATAGAATTCGGCAAAGAATGGAACGCGAAGGAACTTGGATGTGGATTCTGAAGGAATGTACTGGGTCCCTTCCGATTCAACATCCGGTAAGATAAGTCCGTTTATACCCCACAAGGCATAAAATTTCCCGTTATTCCAAATCGTATGTTGTAGCGTGAGATCTAAATTTCTATTCTGGGCATAACCTAAATGGAAATACACATCCCTATAAGCTAACCCTAAAGAAAGTCCAAAGGGCGGAAGAATGCTCTTATAGGCTTCTGAGGAATATAATCCGGAACCGAGTTTAGAGCCTCCGAAACCCGAAACATAGAAGGTTAAATCCTTGGAGACTACAGGGACTGGTACGTCGCTCTGGTTACCAGTAAAAATTTGTGCACTAATAAATCCAACTAATAAGAGAATTCCTGTAAACACCTTTTTCACTGCACTCCTCCTGTTAATGTAAATATTCTAATTCGCAAACCATAACAAGTCAAGAACTTCTATGATAAGAATTTAAAAAATCCGCACAGAGCTAAAAATGCAGGGCAACCGAAAATTAATTCCTACTTTAATCCCAGTCTTTTTAGAGTCTCCTCTGTGGGTATCCCGTTCTGGTCCCATCCCCTCAATGCGTAATACTCATCAAGCATCTTATTCAGTATCTCGCTGGTAATAACTTTGCCCTCAGCTGGCCCTGCAGGAGATGGCTCTTCCATAATACGAGGAGGTAGAGTATCGTCCTTCCTTGAGATCCCCTCTCTGACATTAAAAAGCCTTGTAAGATTCCAGATCCTCTCACCGGTAACCATATATTCTTCGGGGTTCAAATCAATTCCCGTTGCGTTGTATAAAAGTTCCGCAAAATCTTCCACAGTGAAAGGAACAAAATCGCACAAAACCAAGGAGAAACAAACTGCCCTTTCGTCTTGTGTTTCTTTTACAAACTTGGCCATACCCTCAGTAGAGAACCTTTGTAGAATACCCTTTAATTCCGCTGTCGGCGTCCAGGCCCTCTGATGACATCCTCCTCTATCAGCCGTTGCAAAAGCGAGGGCCATTCCCCATGAACCCCTCGGCTCTACCCCAGGAAGTTCGAGCCCCTTAACGTGGATAGCAAATTTCTCACTTCCCTGTCCAATTCTTTCTGCTGCTTTCCTAACACCTTGGGCAAAAGTCTCCCCTATGCCTTCGCGATATGCAATTTTCCGCAAAAGCTCTGCAGCAACGTCTACATTCCCAAAATTGAGCTTTAAACCATCGGTATCCTTTAACAAACCTCTTTCATAACACTCCATGGCAAAAGCGACAACTCCGCCAGAGGATATGGTGTCAAGACCCAGGTTATCGCAAATCCTGTTTAAGTAGGCTACACTCTCAATGGGAGTAATTTCGCAGTTAGAACCAAGTAAGGCTATGGTTTCATACTCAGGTCCCTCTACTTCATTACATTTGTATTTTCCTTCTTTGACGTGGGTCAATTTACCACAGGCAATGGGGCATCCAAAACAGGCTTTATTCCTCACCCAAATCCTTTCTTTCATCGTTTCACCTGAGATTTCGTTGGCTTTCTCGAATACACCCCTTGAAAAATTCCTCGTTGGCAAAAATCCGCCTTCATTTGCCATCCTGACCCACATGGGCGTTCCTATCTCAGTCCTTCTTTTCATGACTGGATGTTCTTTTATAAGCTTTAGGAGCCTCGAAACAGTCTCTTTCATACCCTTTTCATCAAAGTATTTTATTTCACCGGTAGGCTTTGCAACGACCGCTTTGAGATTTTTTGAACCCATTACAGCCCCGGCTCCACCCCTACCTGCCTGCCTGTAGTAATCGAATCCAATGATAGCAAAAGTAACCAAATTCTCACCAGCAGGGCCAATGGAGCCAACCTTTGCCCCAGGGTGGACTCTTTTCAGCTCGTCTTCCGTTTCAAAAATGGTCTTACCCCACAAGGGAGTAGCATCCAGTATTTGAACTTCACCATTTTCTATGTATAAGTACACAGGTTTTTCAGCCTTTCCTCTTACAATTAAAATATCAACACCCGCCCTTCGAAGGGTAGCGCCAAAATGTCCACCCACTTGTGAGTCGAGAAAAAGGTTAGTGTGTGGTGATTTGGTGACCACTGCCCATCTACCTGAAGTGGGTGCAATCGTTCCCGTTAAAGGGCCTGGGGCAAAAATTAAAAGGTTTTCCGGTGAGAGTGGATCAACTTTCGGTGCTAACTCATCATAAAGAATCTTAGCTCCAATTCCCTTGCCGCCGATGAATTCCCTTATCATCTTTTCGGGAAGCTCATAATACCTTAAGTTCTTGGTTGTAAGATCCACATCTGCAACCCTGCCATAAAAGGGCATATTGCACCTCCTTGAAATAAATTATAACCCGCAATCTGTACCTCCCAAAAATTTGGCTACTTGAAAGATCGTTTATTGTAGTTCTGATGCCCATTCGAGCCTTCTCTTGTTATAAGCCCTGTCAAGCTCGCATTGTAATTGGATTTACTCACATAAAGAAAGCACTTGAAAATGGAAAGCACGTTATAACAACAAATAAAGGGCCCATTGCTCTTTTCTACAGAGAACTAAAAGCAATAGCCGATAGAAAAGGAGTTCAACTCAAATTTGAAGGCACTGTACTTTCAGGAACACCAGCAATCCAATTTGCTTTAAAAGAACTTGCTGGATGCGAAATTATTGAAATCCGTGGAATTGTAAACGGCACTACCAATTACATTCTCACAAAAATGGCTGAAGGTATTCCGTATGAAGAAGCCCTAAAAGAAGCCCAGAAAAAAGGATATGCTGAAACGAATCCTTCAGTTAAACCCGAACTTGTCGATTATAACGACCCACTCTACCATGTAGATGGGATTCTCAATGGACTTATATTCACAACAGATCATCTTGGCGATGTTTTCATAATGGGACTAGGGGCAGGAAAAATCGAGACAGGACAGGCAATTTTGCACGATCTCTATTCTATCCTGGAGGATCTTAGAAAGTAAAGAAATAACGAGGCCAAACTTTTTATAAATTTCTTTTCCGGATTTGTCGTTTAATTGAGAGTTTTAAGGTCCTACTTTATAATTGACCACGGAGGTGGAGTATGTTACGTTTCGAAGTTGTCAAAATTCAAAAACCTGACGATGTGAATGCAATTCTCGGACAATCACATTTTATCAAGACTGTAGAAGATATTGAGGAAATCCTTGTTACTTCTGTACCCGGTATCAAATTTGGGCTTGCCTTTTGTGAATCGTCGGGACCAAGGCTTATCCGCTATACGGGCAATGATGAAGAGCTTGTAAATCTCGCCATTGAAAATGCAAAGAACGTTGCTTCTGGTCATTTTTTCATCTTACTTCTCAGGAATGCTTACCCGATAAACGTTCTAAATGCCATAAAACAATGCCAAGAAGTGGTGAATATCTATTGTGCCTCAGCCAACCCAATAGAGGTTGTCGTAGCGGAGACAGAACAGGGAAGGGGCGTAATGGGTGTCGTAGATGGACTAACACCTCTTGGTGTTGAAGGCCCTGATGACAAAAAAGCCCGCCATGAATTTCTAAGGAAAATAGGGTACAAGAAGTGAAGAAGGTCCTGATAATTGTAAGTTTAGTTTTACTTTTGCAACCATCCTGTTCTACAAGAAAAGGCTTAAAGAATATTGTACCCCGTGTAGAGTTCACTTTCGAAGACTTCGAATATGGAGACGGCTTTATTGATGAGGATACCTTAGAGTTAGAAATAGGGAACATTCCACAGAAATACCTTAAAGAGGACCTCAAAAAAGTAGAGTACGCTTTAAAAGGACGTCTTGCCCATTTTGGACTGATCCTTTCCGACGAAGAAGAAATGGAAATTGCCAAATGGTACTACTTCTACAACACAAGAGGGAGGGAAAGAGTAATTAGAGCGTTAACAAAAGGGGCTCCATATTTCAAAAAAATCACTGAAATTATTAGTAGCTACGGACTCCCGGAGGACCTCGCCTTCCTTCCGGTGATCGAAAGTGGGTTCAATTTACAGGCAGTTTCCAGAAGAAAAGCTATTGGACCCTGGCAATTCATGGCCTTCACGGCAAAAAAATATGGTCTCATCGTAGATTGGTGGGTGGATCAACGTTTAGACCCTATATATTCTACCCATGCTGCCTGTAAATACTTAAAAGACCTTTTTGACATCTTTGGAAGGTGGGACCTTGCCATAGCGGCTTACAACGCAGGAGAAGGAAAAGTTTATTCAAAGCTGGTAAAGACAAATGGTGAGAAATTCTGGGACATTAGAAGGCAATTAAAAAGAGAAACGAGAAATTACGTTCCTTCTTTTCTTGCATTAATAATGTTTATTAATGACAACAAGGACCTCGTAGATTCCGTTTTAGATGTTCCAGAATTCACTTACGATAGCGTCTTAGTGCCTTCACAAGCCAACATAAAACAGCTTGCATCCTGGGCAGGAATAAGCGAAAGCGAATTTAGATTCTACAATCCCTCCTTCCATAGATTTGCCACCCCACCATACCTAAGAAACTACTATGTACGAATACCTGTTGGTAAGGCAGAAGAATTTATAGCGCGTATGAATAGCACCCCAAAGGAAGAATGGTTTAAAGCAGAAGCTCATGTAGTAAGAAGAGGTGAAACTTTATCCAAAATAGCGAGAAAATACGGAGTATCAGTAACAGCCCTAATTCAAGCCAACAATAACATCAACCCCAGAAGATTAAGACCGGGTATGGTGCTCGTAATCCCATACGGTCCTTCTGCTTCTGTAAAAAGCTTTAGCTATTCATCAACTATAAAGAATAGATCTAAAATAGACCATGCAAAAGTTGCATCAACTAACGATCCGAAAGGAATTATCAAGTACAGAGTAAGGCCCGGAGATACCCTTTACTCCATTTCAAAAAGATATGGAATACCTATAAATCAACTGAAAGAATGGAACAACCTTAATTCCAATTATATCAGGTCTGGCCAGACCCTTATTATCTATACCAATTAACTATTCTATTGGTTCAAAATCTTCCTTAGAAGCGCCGCAAACCGGGCAAACCCAGTCATCGGGTATTTGTTCAAAGGGCGTACCAGGGGCTATCCCGCCATCAGGATCGCCAACAGCAGGGTCATACACATAACCGCATATTGTACATCTGTACTTTTTCACGTTCCACCTCACTCTGTAACCTTGATCTGTTTGTAATTTTCCCAAACTCCATGGAGATTGCAGTATTCAAGGACAAAGAGCGTGGCATTCGCATCCAATTTCATACGGAAAGTCACCTTAGGATCACCATAGGTTGGGCCTAAATCAAAGGTAGCCACATGTACAGGATTATAGGCGCGCCCTTCTATAACCGCGAAAACTTGAATCCACTTAATGTGATGTTCTACGGTATTAGGATGGGGCACGTCTTTTCCGACAACAACAGTAACTTCGAAAAATTCACCTTTTTTCACATTCTCAGGTGCCTCAATGTAAGGTACATGTTTTTCTTTACCCTCTTTTTCTGCTGGCATTATGAAATCTCCAAACCTCATAACAATACCTCCTTTATGCCACCTTTTTACCTTCTTCTGTAATCACGTACTTCCCTTTTTCAGGGCTATCTACAAGCCCCTTTGTTTTCATGCCTCTCAGTTTTCCCATAACTTTTGCAACTTCCACGTTTAAGGCTTTTGCGATATCTCCGCACCCCATCGGTTGGGATGCATTTTTTAGCACCCCGAGTATTTTCTTTTCCATATCATCTGGGCCTTCTGCCTTAGGCTTTCTTGCACAAGGCATCCTTAAAACCCCCTTTTTAAAACTTTACAAATTTTTCTTTAGAAACCCCACAAATTGGGCACTTATCGGGTGCTTCACCCTCTACTGTATAACCGCAAACGGGACAAATATAAATATCTCCAATCTGTATATCTTCTTTCTTCTCAGCCTTCTCTTTGGCATCAGCGTACATTGCCCTGTGAATCTTCTCCGCTTCAAGAGCATAAACAATGCCTCTAAGTGCCTGTTTCTCTTCCTGCAATTCAGCCACTGCTTTATATGCAGGGTACATCTCCTCCACTTCAAAGGTTTCACCCTCGTACCCTGTTTGTAGATTATGGGCAGTATCCTTCACCTTTCCGAGAGCATTTAAATGATTTTTGGCATGAACCAGCTCAGCATAAGCAATTGCACGAAACAGCCTTGCAATATTCGGGAACCCCTCACGTTCAGCGATTTCTGCAAAGATCATATATTTCATGTGCGCCATACTTTCTCCTGCAAAGGCGCTGTTTAAGAATTCTTCAGTCATTTTACGCATATTACACCTCCTTCCTTGCCTCTTCCAGTTTCCTCAAATGGCCATCTTCAAAATTTATGAGCTGCAAAACAACTTCCTTGTCTTCAAAACTGTCAAGCTTGCAGAAGAGGTCCATATAAAACCTCTTCGACTCCCTTTCCTTTTCAATCCCTATTTCTATAAGCTCTTCAATAGCTTTAACCTCAACTTCGGGCATTTCATATTCACCGGCCTCTGATACTTCTTCTGGCTCTCGATTAAACATCCGCCTATAGAGATTTCTAAGAAATTTCTCGTGTCCCATCTCTTCCGTTGACATATACTCTAAAAGAAGCTTTAAATCACCTTTTACCCTCTTGCTTAGCCTTTTATAAAACTCAGCAGAGACCTTTTCTCTCCAGATCCCTGCTTCCAGAATTTCCCTCAAGTCCATAGTTCAATTTTAACAATTTTTTCATAGCCTGTCAAATGACTTAAATAATTTCAACATTGTATTGATTATAAATTGAACGTACCTGCATCGCATTGAATAATTATTGCAATGAAAACGGTTTTTGAAATCTCCGCCGGTGGTATAGTTTATAAGAAGGATGAGACAGGATATTGGTTTCTCCTCATTTCGGTCAAAGATGGAAAGGTTTGGACCCTTCCCAAAGGTCTTGTGGAGAAGGGGGAAAAGCCGGAAAACGCTGCCCTAAGAGAGATTAAAGAAGAAACTGGAGTCTCAGGTCGAATCGAGACCTTCCTCGATAAGGTTGAGCTGTGGTTTTTCCAGAAGGAAAATGGAGAAACGATAAGGCACCACAAAATTATTTACCACTATCTTGTTGAATACATGGAGGGCGACATATCTCACCACGACTTTGAGGTCAATGAGGTCAAATGGTTCAGACCCGAAGAGGCATTAAAAAAGGCAAGTTACGAGAAGGATAAAAAAATCATCGAAAAGGCAATAGAATATTTGAGGTCAAAAGATGCTTGAAACTTCTGATTTATTAAAAACAGTAAATACCTTAGCCAGTGTCCTTGAGGAATCCACAGATCTAAATGAAATCCTCTTTGCGACCCTTACCGCCATAACATCAGGAGAAAGTTTTGGCTTTAACAGAGCCTTCGTAATGCTATTTGAAAACGGTGTGCTTAGGCCTGTCTTCGCTTTGGGTCCAAAGGACAGGGAAGATGCAGAACGAATCTGGCAAGAACTGGCACAGAAAAACTTAACTCTCGATGACCTGATACGTGGATACTCCGTTCAAAAGTTTCAGAAGGAATGGGAAAAATTGAAACCAATTTTTGAAAATATTACCATAACAAGAGAAGAACTCATAAGAGAGAACTCTGAAATTGAGCGGGCTTTAACGGAGAGAAAGGCGCGGGTCTTTCGCCTTGATAATCCCGATCTCCTTGAATACAGGAAATTTAAAGACCTTGGAGCCAAGGAGTTCGCCGTTGCCCCAATAGTTACTTTAAAGAAGGAACTGGGGGTGATAGTAGCCGACAACTTTTTAACAGAAACCCCTATAAATAGAAGTAAACTTATGGCATTAGAAACCTTCGTCGCACAAGCCTCAATGGCCATATCAAGAGCTCTCCTCTTCAAACAACTGGAAGAAAAAGACCGTATGATCCTTGAACTTCAAAGAAAAGCAATCTACCAGGAGCTTATCTTCCAATTAAGTCACGCGATCAAAAACCCACTCACGGTACTGGGTGGCGTTGCGGCAATTTTGAAGGAAGAAATTGGACCAGACCATCCCCTAAGAATTTACGTCGATGCCATTGTGAACAATGTCATCAAAATGGAAAATATTTTGAAGGAAACCATGGAGAGTCTTAAATCTCAGATAAATACTAAGAGAGAAAGGACCAATTTAAACGAACTCATTTCTTCTAAACTTAGCGAAATTAGCGGACTCTTCAAGGCCCATAAGATAGAGGTTGAATTTAAACCCT contains:
- a CDS encoding DNA-formamidopyrimidine glycosylase family protein, with product MEGPGVQLIKEKLSFLKGSFVFGVSGNSKIDKEKLLGKELLSVDSVGKQLFLIFEGVALRVHFGMYGSFRINNPKPDKVPRLLLRFNNDGKRPVDLYFYNTSLRLVDPRELNLDNSVDVLSENFDREKALEKIKSDERVISDVLLDQEIFAGIGNIIKNEALFLAKVHPESISSKIPDDVARDLIDKSVYFSQVFLEHRKKGWPLKKVLLVYNRKFCPLCDSKLKVRYVGRSHRKTFFCEKCQRLYV
- the rpsT gene encoding 30S ribosomal protein S20, which encodes MGVRVNKSALKKQRKDEKRRLRNKSYKSFVKTLTKKFLAEQNIEKKKELLDQLYKYLDRAADKRIYHPNTVARKKSKLAKLLNQAIQSQTAQK
- a CDS encoding tetratricopeptide repeat protein, translated to MKKVFTGILLLVGFISAQIFTGNQSDVPVPVVSKDLTFYVSGFGGSKLGSGLYSSEAYKSILPPFGLSLGLAYRDVYFHLGYAQNRNLDLTLQHTIWNNGKFYALWGINGLILPDVESEGTQYIPSESTSKFLRVPFFAEFYMKPIKYLEAGIGIGLGRFAQNKYLQQPLKVPGFFATVAIKPVDFVKFYWEGYTSTWRRNLGIAIGPFKGIEFVTAFRYCAYPPQDKFFIQQGFVGIRAEIPGKAIFKPAISEVKLIIKEQATGKPVKGAQIVSTEGKFPTLVSNENGEVTTALKPGIYPFRVTGNSKYAPLSSMFEIQPKQKSVTVEIKLRYSTEYMDYLAILDRTRDLINKKDIKNAEIEVNKALKLFPNDEEGLKVRDSLYAVKSAMIKEISSRADNYLRNKRYQDAIAELQRILTFDPQNDDVRKRIDSIRVVMLEERKRETPAPAQQPVITPPPAAKPKPAPKEEQISVPELIDRGKKLFFEGKYRDAKTYFEKALKLEPNNKEAKFYLDKCESYIKMMGG
- a CDS encoding aldehyde ferredoxin oxidoreductase family protein, which encodes MPFYGRVADVDLTTKNLRYYELPEKMIREFIGGKGIGAKILYDELAPKVDPLSPENLLIFAPGPLTGTIAPTSGRWAVVTKSPHTNLFLDSQVGGHFGATLRRAGVDILIVRGKAEKPVYLYIENGEVQILDATPLWGKTIFETEDELKRVHPGAKVGSIGPAGENLVTFAIIGFDYYRQAGRGGAGAVMGSKNLKAVVAKPTGEIKYFDEKGMKETVSRLLKLIKEHPVMKRRTEIGTPMWVRMANEGGFLPTRNFSRGVFEKANEISGETMKERIWVRNKACFGCPIACGKLTHVKEGKYKCNEVEGPEYETIALLGSNCEITPIESVAYLNRICDNLGLDTISSGGVVAFAMECYERGLLKDTDGLKLNFGNVDVAAELLRKIAYREGIGETFAQGVRKAAERIGQGSEKFAIHVKGLELPGVEPRGSWGMALAFATADRGGCHQRAWTPTAELKGILQRFSTEGMAKFVKETQDERAVCFSLVLCDFVPFTVEDFAELLYNATGIDLNPEEYMVTGERIWNLTRLFNVREGISRKDDTLPPRIMEEPSPAGPAEGKVITSEILNKMLDEYYALRGWDQNGIPTEETLKRLGLK
- a CDS encoding adenosine-specific kinase, with amino-acid sequence MLRFEVVKIQKPDDVNAILGQSHFIKTVEDIEEILVTSVPGIKFGLAFCESSGPRLIRYTGNDEELVNLAIENAKNVASGHFFILLLRNAYPINVLNAIKQCQEVVNIYCASANPIEVVVAETEQGRGVMGVVDGLTPLGVEGPDDKKARHEFLRKIGYKK
- a CDS encoding LysM peptidoglycan-binding domain-containing protein, whose amino-acid sequence is MKKVLIIVSLVLLLQPSCSTRKGLKNIVPRVEFTFEDFEYGDGFIDEDTLELEIGNIPQKYLKEDLKKVEYALKGRLAHFGLILSDEEEMEIAKWYYFYNTRGRERVIRALTKGAPYFKKITEIISSYGLPEDLAFLPVIESGFNLQAVSRRKAIGPWQFMAFTAKKYGLIVDWWVDQRLDPIYSTHAACKYLKDLFDIFGRWDLAIAAYNAGEGKVYSKLVKTNGEKFWDIRRQLKRETRNYVPSFLALIMFINDNKDLVDSVLDVPEFTYDSVLVPSQANIKQLASWAGISESEFRFYNPSFHRFATPPYLRNYYVRIPVGKAEEFIARMNSTPKEEWFKAEAHVVRRGETLSKIARKYGVSVTALIQANNNINPRRLRPGMVLVIPYGPSASVKSFSYSSTIKNRSKIDHAKVASTNDPKGIIKYRVRPGDTLYSISKRYGIPINQLKEWNNLNSNYIRSGQTLIIYTN
- the rd gene encoding rubredoxin — encoded protein: MKKYRCTICGYVYDPAVGDPDGGIAPGTPFEQIPDDWVCPVCGASKEDFEPIE
- a CDS encoding class II SORL domain-containing protein; protein product: MRFGDFIMPAEKEGKEKHVPYIEAPENVKKGEFFEVTVVVGKDVPHPNTVEHHIKWIQVFAVIEGRAYNPVHVATFDLGPTYGDPKVTFRMKLDANATLFVLEYCNLHGVWENYKQIKVTE
- a CDS encoding MarR family transcriptional regulator, translating into MEKKILGVLKNASQPMGCGDIAKALNVEVAKVMGKLRGMKTKGLVDSPEKGKYVITEEGKKVA
- a CDS encoding rubrerythrin family protein, translated to MRKMTEEFLNSAFAGESMAHMKYMIFAEIAEREGFPNIARLFRAIAYAELVHAKNHLNALGKVKDTAHNLQTGYEGETFEVEEMYPAYKAVAELQEEKQALRGIVYALEAEKIHRAMYADAKEKAEKKEDIQIGDIYICPVCGYTVEGEAPDKCPICGVSKEKFVKF
- a CDS encoding ferritin family protein encodes the protein MDLREILEAGIWREKVSAEFYKRLSKRVKGDLKLLLEYMSTEEMGHEKFLRNLYRRMFNREPEEVSEAGEYEMPEVEVKAIEELIEIGIEKERESKRFYMDLFCKLDSFEDKEVVLQLINFEDGHLRKLEEARKEV
- a CDS encoding NUDIX domain-containing protein, whose product is MKTVFEISAGGIVYKKDETGYWFLLISVKDGKVWTLPKGLVEKGEKPENAALREIKEETGVSGRIETFLDKVELWFFQKENGETIRHHKIIYHYLVEYMEGDISHHDFEVNEVKWFRPEEALKKASYEKDKKIIEKAIEYLRSKDA
- a CDS encoding ATP-binding protein; translated protein: MLETSDLLKTVNTLASVLEESTDLNEILFATLTAITSGESFGFNRAFVMLFENGVLRPVFALGPKDREDAERIWQELAQKNLTLDDLIRGYSVQKFQKEWEKLKPIFENITITREELIRENSEIERALTERKARVFRLDNPDLLEYRKFKDLGAKEFAVAPIVTLKKELGVIVADNFLTETPINRSKLMALETFVAQASMAISRALLFKQLEEKDRMILELQRKAIYQELIFQLSHAIKNPLTVLGGVAAILKEEIGPDHPLRIYVDAIVNNVIKMENILKETMESLKSQINTKRERTNLNELISSKLSEISGLFKAHKIEVEFKPLPEVPDLLLPKGQLSEVLEYIIFNAVEAMPNGGKLEIWLEREKNGVSIYVRDHGVGIPPDVLPRIFDPFFSTKKEGYGLGLYNAKQILLGLGGDIDCQSEVGKGTTFRIFIPIPVP